The genomic interval AGGAACGCGAGGGCGTGGGCGCCCGTCCGCAGCGACGACAGCGCCGCCTCTCCATCGTCGACCTCGGAGACCTCGCAGCCGAGTTCTTCGAGAATCTCTCGGAGGACGAAGCGAATCGACGGTTCGTCGTCGGCGATCAGGACGCGTGCGCGGGGGTTCATGCGGAACTCCGTTGGGGACCCACGACCGGGAGCAGGACGCGCGCGCGCGTGCCCCGGTTCGGTTCACTCTCGAGGTGGAGCGTCCCGTCGTGGCGGGTCGCCCAGTGTCGGCTCATCGCGAGCCCGAGTCCGGTGCCCCCGGAGCGGGTCGTGAAGAAGGGAGTGCTCAGACGTGCGAGCACCTGCGACGTGATGCCAGGGCCGTCGTCGATCAACGTCACCTGGACGGTGGGAACGCTCTTGCCGCTCTCGCGGGTGAGGCGGTTCTCGAAGGCCATCCGCGTCTCGACGCAGAGCGTGCCGTCGCCATCGAGCGCCTGCAGCGCGTTGCGCCCGAGGTTCAAGAAGATCTGGGTCAGGCGGTCCGGGTCGGCGCGCAGGTCCGGGATCGACGGGTCGAAGCTGCGATCGAGCTTGACTCCGCGCGCCAGCGGATCCATCGACAACAGCTCGAGCACTTCATCGAGCAACCGGTGAATGTTCACGTCCTCGAGGCGCAGCGATTCGCCCTGGTTGAAGACCATCAGCTCGTCGACCAACGTGCGGATCCGATCGACCTCGCGCACGATCATGTTCGCCGCGTCTTGCAGCTTCCCGGCTTCCGTGCGCGCGGCGATGATCTCCGCCGCGCCGCGGATGCCCCCGAGCGGATTCTTGACCTCGTGGGCGATGCCGGCTGCGATCGTGCCGTAGAGCGACAGTCGCTCGCGCTCGACCGCACGCTCTTCGAGAGACCGCTGCAGGGTTCGATCGCGCAGGGCGAGCACCACCCCGCTCGGGGTTCGGTCCTCGGCCCAGAGCGGCGAGGCGGCCACGTCGACCACGACGTCTTCCGCGAAGCGCCGGGTCAGGAGCTGCTCGTCCTGGACCGCAGACCGACCACTCTCGAAGACGCCGCGTGCCAGCGCTTCGAGCCGTCGCTCCCGGCTCACCCTCGAGAGGTGGGCACCGCGCGACGCCTCGCCCGAGGTGCCCAGAAGCCGGCAGGCCTCGGCGTTCAGGAATTCCACCCGGCCCTCGTGGTCGACCACGATCACGCCCTCGAAGACCGCATCGAGCACGTCTTTCAGGTCGTGGTTCATGGAACGCTCTCACGCCCCGCCGGCTCCTCGGCAGCGCGCCTGGCGGCGGAAAACCGAGGGGACCCGGAACGGGGGCCGAAGGAAGGAAAAAAGGCAGGCCGGACGGCCCCGGATGCGGGGCCGGGGCGGACCGGCGTGGTTGCCCAATTCTTGGGCAGAGTAGCGGCCGCGCCGCTGGGCGCCATCGTCCCCTGGCGGTCGGAGGCGCCTCCATAAGGTGCTGAGTTCGGTAGCTTCTTGGCGTTGTGCGTACCGGAATCACGCCGGCCGAGGCGCTCGAGACGATTCTCCAGCGCGCCGAGCCCCTCACCCCCGAGACGGTCTCGCTGCCCGAGGCCCAGGGGCGGATCCTCGCCGAATCGGTGACCTCAGAGCGGGTGATCCCACCCGCCGACAACTCGGCGATGGACGGCTACGCGGTGCGGGCCGCCGACTGCGCCCAGGCCTCGGCCGACGCCCCGGTCGCGCTGCCCGTGTCCTTCGAGGTGCCCGCGGGCGCCGCCGCACCTCCCACCCTCGAGGTCGGACAAGCCGCCCGGATCCTGACGGGTGCCCCGCTCCCGCCCGGCGCAGACAGCGTCGTGCGGCAGGAAGACACGGAGCGCAGCGGCGACCGCGTCGCCGTGCGGGTCGTTCCGAAGCTCGGCGAGCACGTGCGGCGGGCCGGAGAAGACGTCGATGCCGGGGACGCGGTGCTGACGGCCGGCGATCGCGTCGGCGCCGCCCAGATCGGCATGCTCGCCTCGCTCGGCCGCAGCTTCGTCGCGGTTCACCGGGCGCCGCGGGTCGCCATTCTGTCTGGCGGCGACGAGTTGGTCGAGCCGGATGGCGACATCAGCGGCGGTCGCATCGTCTCTTCGAACTCCTATTCGATCGCCGCCCAGTGTCGGGAACTCGGTGCCATCCCGAGCTACCTCGGCATCGCGCGCGACACCCCGGAAGACCTGGAGCGGTGCTTTCGCGGTGGTCTGCGCGCCGACCTGCTCGTGAGTTCGGCCGGCGTGTCCGTCGGCGATCGCGACTTCGTGCGCGACGTGCTCGAGAAGCTGGGCTGCACGCTCGCCTTCTGGGGCGTTCAGATGAAACCCGGCTACCCCCTCGCCTTCGGCGAGATCGGCGCCGAGCGAGGCGCGGGTGCGGGTGGCCCGCTCGTGTTCGGCCTGCCGGGCAACCCGGTCTCGGCGATGATGACCTTCGAACAGTTCGTGCGGCCGGCGATCTTGCAGATGCGCGGCGAGCGCGCCCTGTTCCGCCCGCTCCTCGAGGTCCGGCTGGGCGAGCGCCTGCGCAAGAAGCCCGGCCGGCTGCACTTCGTCCGCGTCACCCTCGAGAAGGAAGGCGACGACTGGGTGGCCCGCAGCGCCGGCAACCAGAGCTCGGGCGCGCTGCGCTCCATGCTCCGCGCGCGTGCCATTCTGATCTTCGACGCCGAGCTCGAACGGCTCGACGTGGGTGATCGCGCGCGCGTCCAGGTCGTCGACCCGACGGTGCTCGCCGGCGCCGACGGAGGATTCTGAGATGGGCGAGATGGCCTCGAACGGAGATCGATTGCGCAACGTGGCGGGCGCTGTGCTCACGGGCGGCGCGTCCTCGCGCATGGGTCGAGACAAGGCGCGCCTCGCCGTCGGGGGCGTACCTGCCGCGACGCGCGTTGCCGAATGCCTCGCCCAGCTCTGCACCGACGTCGTGATCGTGGGGGGCGATCCGCCGTCGGACGCGCCCGGCCGCCGCGTTCCGGATCCGCCGGGCCCGCGCTGCGCCCTGCGCGGGCTGGTCGGTGCCCTCGACGCCTGCGAGGCCGAACGCGTCTTCGTGGTCGCGACCGACGTCCCGTTCGTTCGCCCTTCGCTGCTCCTCGCGCTGTTTGCATGGCCCGAGGCCGACGCGGTAGTGCCTCGCTCCTCGCACGGTTTACAGCCCCTGGTCGCGCTCTACCGGCGCGAGCCCGTCCTCGAGGTGGCGCGTGGACACCTCGAGGAAGAGCGCCTGGCCCTGCGCCACGTCCTCGACGCGGTGGAGACCCGCCTCTTCGAGGGGGAAGACCTCGCGCGGGTCGACGACCACGGGTTCGCCCTCACCAACCTGAACACGCCGGAAGACCTGGCCCAGGCCGAGGCCGCCCTGGCGCGCTAGCGCCCGAGGATGATCCGGCAGATGGCTTCGAGGCGCTCGAAGGCGCCGTCGAAGCGTTCGCGCAGGGACGCATCGGCCCACTCGACGGCCCCCAGACGCGAGAGCACCGCGAGGGTCTGTTCCGCGGCGCCAGACAGGTCATCCGAAGCGCGCTCTCCCAGATCGTCGAGTGCCTCGGTCACGCCGGTGTCGGCCGCAGCTCCGGCTTCGCGGAGTGTTCCTACGAGATCCCCCAGCAGGCGTCGATACTCCCCCCGCACAGACATCTAGTGGCGCTCCTTCCCCACCGGACTCATCGGCTGCGCATCGCTTCGACGATGTGGGTCGTACGCACGCCTGGAATCACGCGCAGACGCTCGACGCGCCCACCCCAACTCTCGACGTCCTCGCGTCCGACGATCTCGTCGAGCTTCCAGTCCCCGCCCTTCGCCAGGACGTCGGGGCGCAGCTTGCGAATCGCCCGCAGAGGCGTGTCCTCGCCGAACAGGACGACCCAATCGACGCAGGAAAGCGACGCCACGATCTCGGCGCGCTGGCGCTCGGGGATCACCGGCCGCGTCGGGCCCTTCAGGCGCCGCACCGACGCGTCGCGATTCAGGGCGACGATCAGGCGGTCGCCGAACCCACGTGCCTCTTCCAGACTGCGCACGTGTCCGACGTGGAGCAGGTCGAAGCAGCCGTTGGTGAAGACGACGGTCTCCCCGCGGCGCTGGGCCGCCGCGACTTCGTGCCGGGCCCGATCGCGAGACAGCACGCGCGCGCGCGCCGGCCGCACCTCGCTCACAGCGTGACCTCGGGCGCCGCGGGAGCCGCCTCGGGGTCCGGCGCCGGCGGCTCGGGTTCGGGCTCCGCGCCCTTCGGAGGGGACTCGCCACCCGGCGACGCCAACCCGAGTTCCTCGATGCCGCGCCGCACGACCGACGGAAGCCCGGTCACCATGCGAATCGGTCCGGCGTTGAGCGAGCGCAGCGGTTGGGGCCGCGCGGTCGGCGCGTCCCACGGACCGCTGAGTTTGAAATGGGCCGCCACCAAGTTGTTCGCCCCCCCGAGCAGCAGGTTCCCCAGGATCGGGATGCTACCGAGCGCACGGTCGACGGGCCGGAACAAGAACACCACGAGCTCCGCGTCGACACCGTGGGGCTCGTGACCGATGTCGATCTGACCCGTGCCGAACACGCGCACGTCGGGGCCGTCGAATTCGAGGCCATCGGTCTTCGCCACACCTTCTTCGAGGTCGAAGGCGACTTCACAGCGCGTGTAGCGAATCTGATCCCGCCCGCCGCTGAGATCGAGGCTCTCGGTCGACAGCGTCAGCGCCAGGAGAGCGGGCATCTCGCGTTTGACGGTGCCGTCGTACGCGTCGACGGTGGCGCGGCCCGACAGACTCGCCAGCGGGAAGACACCGTCGCGGTGCCGCGCTTCGAGATCGGCGCGCACGTCGACCCGCCCGGTGACGAGCTCTTCCCCGAGCCCTGCCTGGGCGAACAGCGCGGCCGCATCGAGATCCTGGGCCACGAAGGCGCCGCGGTAGGGCAGGACGTCGGCCGTCGAGAGGTCCACCGAACCGTCGCCGACCAGATGTCCCTGGGGTCGGATCGCCGCCTGGACGCCGTCGAAATAGACGCTCGCGCCCACACCGCGCACGCGCGCCTGGACCTTCTCGTGGGACCAGAGGTCGGTATCCCAGGGACCGATCTCTAGCGTGCCGCGCGCCCACACGTCCCCTCGGATCGGCGCAGGCGTGCGCTGATTGCGGTCCGGCGCCCTGGCGACCAGGCGGGCCGTCAAACGCATCGGGTCGTCGTCCCAGATCAACGTGCCGCGCAGCGGCACCTCGGCCCAGGTGGCGCGACGGATCTCGGCCACCAGGTCTTCGCCGCGCCCGTCGATCCCGACCTCGACCGAACGCAGCGGCCAGAGCACGAGCGGGTGGGCCAGGTGATCGAGACGCACTTCGAAATGGGGCGGTTCGGCTTCCTCGCCGGGCTCGGGCTCGAACACCGAGATCAACAGAGGCAACCCCGCCAGCAAGACTTCGTCCCGCACGGGAACCCGGTTCGCGAGGTCCGAGTCGAGCAGGTGAGAAACCCCATCGAAGTCGAGATCGAGAATGGGGAGGTCGAACCCATCACGCGAGCCGGTGAGACCGCGTACTTCGAGGCGATCCCCCGCCAGGCTCGCCCGCATCGCAACGCGCTCGAGGGCGTCGTCTTCGTCGAGCGCGATTCGCAGCTCTTCGAGACCCGCCTCGAGCCGGAAGCCCTCGGGCAGGTGACCGGACTCGCCGGTGAAGACCTGCTCCCAGCGCGCGAGGGTCTCCTCGCCCTCGGCGCGCATGTCAACGATGCGGCCTTCGCCGAGCGCACCCAGCAGGTCACGGGCGTCTTCGAAGGCGGCGGCGTTTCCGGTCATGGCGACGAGATCCTCGACGGCGATGTCCGCGAGCTTCGCGCGCAGGGCAAGCGCCGCCTTGGGGTCCACCGGCCGCGAAAGGCTGCCACTCACGTCGACGTCGATCGCGCCACTGCGCAGACGCACTTCCTCGAACTCGAAACGGTCCTCGTCGAATCGAATCGTCGCCTGGCTCGCGATCCGCGGTGCGCCCCAGAGCGGCGTGTCGACCCCGTCTTCGACGAGGGCGAAGTCGCGCATCACCCAGTCCACCTGGGCACGGGCCGGGCGATCCGGAGTCGCGCGCAGATCGATCACTCCGTCCAGGCGACCCGCCGGTCCCATCGTCGCCGCCCCGAACCAGCTCGCGGCCCAGCCCAGATCGAGCCCGTTGGCCGTGACCTGCAGGTCGAGGTCGTCCGGCTCGTCGAGCGTCGCCTCCCACTCCAGGGCGCCGCGCTGGGCCCCCTCCCCCACGACCCGCATCCGGGCGACCAGCGCGGTCTCGGCCCGCAGCTGGCGGTAGTCGAGCTCGGCTTCGAGATCCTCTGCCGAGAAGGTGCGGGTCGCGCCGGTCTCGTCGGCCCAGATCACCTCGATCCGCCCGTCCCGCAGGCGCAGGTGGTCCGCGAGGTGCGGCCCGCGGAGGAGTTCCCGGAGCGCAAATTCCGGAGCCACGTGCTCGGCGTGGTCCTCCTCGCCACCGGTGTGCGGCTGCGGGTCGGCGTTCGGGAGGTGGATGCCCGAGGCATCGCCCCGCAGACGCAGCGTGACGCCTTCCAGCTCCAGCCGGGAGAGCCGCACGTTCCCCATCAGGCTGGCGCCCAGGCTGAGCCGCGCGCTCGCCCGCTCGACCTGTAAGTCCCCGTTCAAGAGGGACATTTTCCCCGCCTCGAGCTCGATGGGCAGGCCCGGACGGACGCGCAGGCTGTCGATGTTGCAGCGCGCGCCCGTGGCCTGGGCCACCTGTCGCTCGACCTCGCGGCGCAGCTGCTCGGGCCCCAGGGTGGACGCGGCATAGAGCCCGGCCACCAGAGAGGCGAGCAGTAGGAGGGCCGCCAGACCCCAGCGCCATGCGCGTCGCCGGCTCACGATCCCTGCAGGGATCTCGAGGCCGCCCGACCCCCCCTAAATGAAGGTTCTTCGATGTGCGTCAACGGCTCGATCCTGGGCCCCTGCCTACGGATTGCGGCGCGGGGCGTACCCCCCAGAGCCGCCCCAAGGCCCCATTCTCCCTAAAGAAATTCGTCGTACCCGTCGAAACGGCTTCCAAGTGGAGAGGAACCCAGTCGGCCTTCGTCCGGCCGACCCGAGGGAGTGTGCGTGGGTATGGAGAATAATCGATCGAAGACGATTCGGAAGAATCGCGTGCGCGAGCTGCGAGAGAACCGCCTGATGACCCAGGCGCAGCTGGCTCGCAAGGCCAAGGTTGCTCTCCGTACGATTCATTCCGTCGAGAAGGGCATGAACTGTCGGATGGACACCAAGCGCAAGATCCTGCTCGCGCTCGGTCTCCGCTTCGAAGACAAGGACCAGGTGTTCCCGCCCGCTCACGTGTTCGCCGACGAGCCGTCGTCCGAACCGTCGACGCCGCAGAACACGCCGTCGTACTAGTCGCCTAGCGCGCACTCGGCGGCACACACCGCCGAGCCGTGCGTTCTCGCGGCACACCACGAACGGGGTCCCGTCCACGGGACCCGACGCCACCGATCTCCCTCGCAGCCCAGCGCGAGCGGGTTTCGGTACCATGGCGTTGGGACGCTCTCCGGGCGCCTGATCCGCGATCGGGCGCGTCTTCCTCGGCGAGCGTGCGTCTTCCCGACCGCACCGCGCGGACCCGAGAGGACGTCGACGAGTCGCATCCCACCCACGCTCGGAGGCCCGCCCGATTCCGGACCGGATCACACTGCTGGCAGACGTCGCCGAGATCGTCGCACGCTCGCACGATCTTCACGAGACGCTCGGCAATGTGGTCGATCTGGTCGGCAAGCGCCTCGATGCGGATGCCTGCTCGATCTATCTGGTCGAAGCCGACGTCACGCAGCTCACTCTCTCGGCGACCAATGGGCTGCACCGCGAGTCGATCGGCCGGGTCCGGCTGCCGGTCGGTCAGGGACTGGTAGGGCTCGCCGCGGCGCAACGCTCTCCGGTGGTGAGCGACGACGCGCAGACGCACCCGAGCTACCGCTACTTCCCCGAGACCGGTGAGGAGCGCTTCACGTCGCTGATGGCGGCTCCGCTGCTCGTCAAGAACGTCACCGTCGGCGTCCTCGTGGTGCAGACGATCGAGCAGCGGCGCTTCGAGCCCTTCGAAGTCGACGTGCTCCAGACCTGCGCGCAGCTGATCTCGCCGGTGGTCATGAACGCGCGCTTCCTTTCGCTGGTCGACCAGTCCGAGGAGGCCCTCGAGCGCGACTCGGAGGAGCTCGCGGCCCACGGGATTCCGATCGTGCGCAGCCCCGCCCCGCGCCCCGACCAGAACGTCGAGTTCAAGGGCCTCGGGACTTCGCGAGGCATCGCGATCGGGCGCATCTACCGGATGGAGAATCCGCTCGATCTGGCCCAGCTCGAGTACGAGCCGAGCGCATCCGCGGACGCCGAGGAGCGCGACCTGATCCAGGCGATCTCGAGCGTCCGCCGCGACCTCGACGACAACCGCGAAGAGCTCGGTGACCGCTTCGGCCCCGAGTTCTCCGCCGTCTTCCACACCCACATCCAGATCCTCGAGGACAAGGGCTTCGTCTCGAAGCTGCGCGACGAAGTCGGCCGCAGCGCCAACGCCCGCGTGGCCCTGCAGAGCGTGCTCGGGGCCTACCGGAAGACCTTCAGCCGCATCGAGGACGCCTACTTCCGCGAGCGGATGAGCGACATCGAGGACATCGGCCGGCGCGTGATGGAGCAGCTCCTGGGCGATCGCGCCCAGCGCCCGCGCATGGAAGACGGCGCCATCGTCTTCGCCGACAACATCCTGCCGGGTCACTTCGCGCGCCTCGACCTCGAACGGGTCGGCGCCATCGTGTCCGAGCACGGTGGCTCGACCTCCCACGGTGCGATCTTCGCCCGCACCCTGGAGATCCCCGCGGTGACGGGCGTCTCCGGCCTGGGGGAGAACCTGCGCCCGGGCGAGCTGGCGATCGTCGATGGTGGCGAGGGGACGATCTTCCTCTCCCCCGACGAGCACCTCATCACCGAGTACGAGCGTGCCCGCGAGCGCTTCGAGATCGCGGCAGAACACCTGGACGCGCTGCGCGAGGTTCCGGCCGAGACCCGCGACGGACGGCGCATCGCACTCACGGCGAACTGCGGGCTGGTCAGCGACCTGCGTCTGGTGGAGCAACACGGTGCCGAAGGGGTCGGGCTCTTCCGCACCGAGATGTTGGCATTCGCCCATCGAGGGTTCCCGGAAGAGGAAGAGCAGGAGCAGCTCTACGAACGGGTGGCCGGCTTCCTCGCGCCCCGCCCGGTCACGTTCCGAACCCTCGACCTCGGCGGCGACAAGGAGGTTCCCAACCTCGCCCTGCCCTACGAAGAGAACCCGCAGCTCGGTTGTCGCTCGATCCGCTTGAGCTTCACCCACGAGGAGTCCTTCCGCGCGCAGCTGCGGGCGATCCTCCGGGCGAGCGCGCGCGGCAACGTGCGCTTGCTGCTGCCGATGATCTCGTCGGTCGGGGAGCTGCGTCAGGCGCGCGAGATCGTGAACGACGTGATGGACCAGATGCGCGCCAAGGGCACCGCCTTCGACGCCGACATCCCGGTCGGCGTGATGATCGAAGTTCCCTCCGCCGCCCTGATCTCCGAGTCGCTGGCGCGCGAATGCGACTTCTTCAGCGTAGGGACGAACGACCTCACCCAATACACCCTCGCCGTCGACCGTGGCAACGAGCGCATCGCCCACCTGTTCGATCCGTTGCACCCGGCGGTCATCAGCCTGGTCGATCACAGCGTGCGCGCGGCGCGCAAGACGGGTATCCCGATCTCGATCTGCGGCGAGATGGCGAGCAACCCGCTCGCGGTCCCCATCCTGGTAGGACAGGGCATCGCCGAGCTGTCCGGACCACCGAGCGCCGTCCCGATCGTGAAGGAGATCGTGCACGCCCTGGACCAGGGCGAGGCCGAAGCCGATGCGCGCCGCGCACGCGATGCGAGCTGCGCCTCGGAAGTGCGCGCCATCGGCGCGAGCAGACTCCGAGAAGCCGGACTCCTCGACCATCCGGATCTCGGCCCGTGGCTGCGCCGCCAGGTCGAGACCGCCCTCCGCTGAGTCGCATTCAGCCGAAGCGAGCGATCAGGGCGATGCCGATCACGGTCAGCACGGCGCCCCACACGCGCGCTCGCCCCGGTCGTTCCCCGAGCCAGACGATCCCGAGGCCGACGGCGAAGAGCACGCTCACCTGGCGCACGGCCACGACGTAGCTGGCGAGCGCGCTCTCGTAGGCCCAGAGGATCAGCGCGTACCCCACGAACGAGATCGCCGCGGCCATCGCGGCCGTCCGCAGTTGGGGTCGGATCTCGGCGCGCAGCCTCGACCAGCCCATTCGTCTCACCACCAACACCGTCAGGAAGGACGCGTCGAAGGCGTGGTAGAGCAGCGAGTACACGATCGCCCACGGGAGCGGCCCCGGGTTCTCCGTCTCCCCGAGCGTGTGCATCGCGTGCTTGTCGAGCAGCGAATACACGACGGTCGCACCCAGGGTCAGATAGGCGAAGCGCGCGGCCTGGCTGCGCAGCGCGCTGCCGCGGGTCTCGGGTCCCAGGTGGACGCACCAGATGCCGAGCACCACGACCGCGATGCCCAGAGCTCCACCGAGACGGATCTCCTCCCCGAGCAGCGGCACCGCCAGGAACGGCAAGAAGGCGGGTGTGGAGCGCGCGATCGGATAGACGAGCGAGAGGTCCCCGCCCTCGTACGCGCGCGCCATCCAATACATGTACGCCGAATGGGCGACTCCCGTCGCGCCCATCGTCACCCAGACCTCGGTCGGGACGGAGGCCCAGGGGATCCAGGGGAGCGCGAGCCAGAGGCCGGTGGTCCCGAGCACGACTTGGAGCCAGTTGAAGGCCAGCGGGTGGCCGCTGCGCTTGATGGTCGCGCTCCAGATCGCGTGAAGCGCCGCGGACGCCAAGACCAGAGCGAAAGCGAGGGGCGACAAGCGGCAAGCCTACCGCGTCCGCGCGAGACGCCTCGAAACGGTGGCGCTGGGCTCCGCGACACCGCCCGCGAGCCGCTCGACCACCCTCAGGCCCCGTGCTACCCCTTCGCCGTCCCAAGGGGCCGTCCCGCCCTCTCACCTCCCGCCCGCGTCCTGCCCCTTCCGAGGGCGCCCCTGGACGCCGTCGGAGCCCACCCAACCATGGCAGAAGCTGCCCTTCCGTCCGTCAGCCAGCGGCTGCGCGGCTACTTGGAATTGACCAAGCCGCGGATCCTGGTGCTCGTGATCTTCACGGGGCTGCCCGCGATGATGATGGCGGCACCGGGCTGGCCGCCGGCGGGGTTCGTCGTCGCGACGCTGCTCGGCATTGCCCTGGCGGCTGGCGCGGCCAACACGCTCAACTGCTACCTGGAGCGCGACCGGGACGCGCTGATGGAGCGCACCCGCACCCGTCCGCTGCCCTCCCAGGACATTTCGCCTCAGTCGGCCCTGGCCTTCGGGCTGGCGCTGTCGGCGATCTCGACCGCGCTGCTGTGGACCATCGCCGGGCCGGTCGCCGCCGGGCTCGGGGTCGCGAGCATCCTCTTCTACGTGTTCGTGTACACGGTCTGGCTGAAGCCGCGCTCCTCCTGGAACGCGGTCGTGGGCGGCGCCGCGGGCGCGGCTGCTCCCCTGATCGCGGACGCGGCCGTCAATGGCCACGTCGGAGCCGCCGGCTGGCTGCTCTTCGCGATCATCTTCTTCTGGCAGCCGCCCCACGTGTGGGCCATCGCGCTGTTCCGGAAAGAAGACTACGCCCGGGCGGGCATCCCGATGCTGCCGAACGTCATCGGCGACGAGCCGACGCGCTGGCGGATGCTGCTCTACACGATCGCTCTGGTGCCCTTCACGCTGGCCCCGACGGCGCTCGGGCTGCTGGGAACCCCGTACCTCGTATGCGCCGTGGCCCTGGACGCATGGTTCCTGTGGCACGTGGTGCGGGTCATTCGTGAGCGCAATGACGAGGCGGCGCGCCGCGCCTTCCACGTCTCGCTCGGTTACCTGTTCGCCCTGTTCCTGGCGATGATCGTCGATCGGGTGATCGCCTAGCGCGATCTACCCGGGCTTCGGCCCGGGCCCTGACTCGCGGACTAGGCGTCCTGCGAGCCCTCGGCGCGCTTGCGGCGCTTGAGGGTGGGAGTCTTGCGACCTCGCGGCGGAGCCGTCCGAGGGGCGTTCCGATCCTTGAGGCGGAACGGCGGGTAGACGGGCACCTGCACCATGACGGTGGTGCCGTCGGGCCGGGTGAGTTCGCGCTCGACCATCTTGATGGGTTCGAGCGCCTCGCCCTCGATGATGCCGTTGCCCACCGAAGTACCGACCTCGGCTTTCGCGGACCCGCCCGCGGATGTCTCGGCGGGCTGCTTCGTCTCAGACTTCGTGCCAGACGTCTTTGCGCCGGCCGTCTCGCGCTTGGCCATCGCTGCACCTCCGCTCTCGGCTCGCCCCCTGTCCGGTGGGTCGAGGTTCCGGGCGGATCGGAATCGGGCTCCTGGCCCCCGGGGAGGTCCGGAGCCGACGCACGCCGCCTTCGCCTTCCGAATCGGCGGATCGAGGGGCG from Myxococcota bacterium carries:
- the ptsP gene encoding phosphoenolpyruvate--protein phosphotransferase — its product is MVARSHDLHETLGNVVDLVGKRLDADACSIYLVEADVTQLTLSATNGLHRESIGRVRLPVGQGLVGLAAAQRSPVVSDDAQTHPSYRYFPETGEERFTSLMAAPLLVKNVTVGVLVVQTIEQRRFEPFEVDVLQTCAQLISPVVMNARFLSLVDQSEEALERDSEELAAHGIPIVRSPAPRPDQNVEFKGLGTSRGIAIGRIYRMENPLDLAQLEYEPSASADAEERDLIQAISSVRRDLDDNREELGDRFGPEFSAVFHTHIQILEDKGFVSKLRDEVGRSANARVALQSVLGAYRKTFSRIEDAYFRERMSDIEDIGRRVMEQLLGDRAQRPRMEDGAIVFADNILPGHFARLDLERVGAIVSEHGGSTSHGAIFARTLEIPAVTGVSGLGENLRPGELAIVDGGEGTIFLSPDEHLITEYERARERFEIAAEHLDALREVPAETRDGRRIALTANCGLVSDLRLVEQHGAEGVGLFRTEMLAFAHRGFPEEEEQEQLYERVAGFLAPRPVTFRTLDLGGDKEVPNLALPYEENPQLGCRSIRLSFTHEESFRAQLRAILRASARGNVRLLLPMISSVGELRQAREIVNDVMDQMRAKGTAFDADIPVGVMIEVPSAALISESLARECDFFSVGTNDLTQYTLAVDRGNERIAHLFDPLHPAVISLVDHSVRAARKTGIPISICGEMASNPLAVPILVGQGIAELSGPPSAVPIVKEIVHALDQGEAEADARRARDASCASEVRAIGASRLREAGLLDHPDLGPWLRRQVETALR
- a CDS encoding ATP-binding protein is translated as MNHDLKDVLDAVFEGVIVVDHEGRVEFLNAEACRLLGTSGEASRGAHLSRVSRERRLEALARGVFESGRSAVQDEQLLTRRFAEDVVVDVAASPLWAEDRTPSGVVLALRDRTLQRSLEERAVERERLSLYGTIAAGIAHEVKNPLGGIRGAAEIIAARTEAGKLQDAANMIVREVDRIRTLVDELMVFNQGESLRLEDVNIHRLLDEVLELLSMDPLARGVKLDRSFDPSIPDLRADPDRLTQIFLNLGRNALQALDGDGTLCVETRMAFENRLTRESGKSVPTVQVTLIDDGPGITSQVLARLSTPFFTTRSGGTGLGLAMSRHWATRHDGTLHLESEPNRGTRARVLLPVVGPQRSSA
- a CDS encoding molybdenum cofactor guanylyltransferase, which produces MGEMASNGDRLRNVAGAVLTGGASSRMGRDKARLAVGGVPAATRVAECLAQLCTDVVIVGGDPPSDAPGRRVPDPPGPRCALRGLVGALDACEAERVFVVATDVPFVRPSLLLALFAWPEADAVVPRSSHGLQPLVALYRREPVLEVARGHLEEERLALRHVLDAVETRLFEGEDLARVDDHGFALTNLNTPEDLAQAEAALAR
- a CDS encoding helix-turn-helix transcriptional regulator is translated as MRELRENRLMTQAQLARKAKVALRTIHSVEKGMNCRMDTKRKILLALGLRFEDKDQVFPPAHVFADEPSSEPSTPQNTPSY
- the glp gene encoding gephyrin-like molybdotransferase Glp, whose amino-acid sequence is MRTGITPAEALETILQRAEPLTPETVSLPEAQGRILAESVTSERVIPPADNSAMDGYAVRAADCAQASADAPVALPVSFEVPAGAAAPPTLEVGQAARILTGAPLPPGADSVVRQEDTERSGDRVAVRVVPKLGEHVRRAGEDVDAGDAVLTAGDRVGAAQIGMLASLGRSFVAVHRAPRVAILSGGDELVEPDGDISGGRIVSSNSYSIAAQCRELGAIPSYLGIARDTPEDLERCFRGGLRADLLVSSAGVSVGDRDFVRDVLEKLGCTLAFWGVQMKPGYPLAFGEIGAERGAGAGGPLVFGLPGNPVSAMMTFEQFVRPAILQMRGERALFRPLLEVRLGERLRKKPGRLHFVRVTLEKEGDDWVARSAGNQSSGALRSMLRARAILIFDAELERLDVGDRARVQVVDPTVLAGADGGF
- a CDS encoding AsmA-like C-terminal domain-containing protein, translated to MSRRRAWRWGLAALLLLASLVAGLYAASTLGPEQLRREVERQVAQATGARCNIDSLRVRPGLPIELEAGKMSLLNGDLQVERASARLSLGASLMGNVRLSRLELEGVTLRLRGDASGIHLPNADPQPHTGGEEDHAEHVAPEFALRELLRGPHLADHLRLRDGRIEVIWADETGATRTFSAEDLEAELDYRQLRAETALVARMRVVGEGAQRGALEWEATLDEPDDLDLQVTANGLDLGWAASWFGAATMGPAGRLDGVIDLRATPDRPARAQVDWVMRDFALVEDGVDTPLWGAPRIASQATIRFDEDRFEFEEVRLRSGAIDVDVSGSLSRPVDPKAALALRAKLADIAVEDLVAMTGNAAAFEDARDLLGALGEGRIVDMRAEGEETLARWEQVFTGESGHLPEGFRLEAGLEELRIALDEDDALERVAMRASLAGDRLEVRGLTGSRDGFDLPILDLDFDGVSHLLDSDLANRVPVRDEVLLAGLPLLISVFEPEPGEEAEPPHFEVRLDHLAHPLVLWPLRSVEVGIDGRGEDLVAEIRRATWAEVPLRGTLIWDDDPMRLTARLVARAPDRNQRTPAPIRGDVWARGTLEIGPWDTDLWSHEKVQARVRGVGASVYFDGVQAAIRPQGHLVGDGSVDLSTADVLPYRGAFVAQDLDAAALFAQAGLGEELVTGRVDVRADLEARHRDGVFPLASLSGRATVDAYDGTVKREMPALLALTLSTESLDLSGGRDQIRYTRCEVAFDLEEGVAKTDGLEFDGPDVRVFGTGQIDIGHEPHGVDAELVVFLFRPVDRALGSIPILGNLLLGGANNLVAAHFKLSGPWDAPTARPQPLRSLNAGPIRMVTGLPSVVRRGIEELGLASPGGESPPKGAEPEPEPPAPDPEAAPAAPEVTL
- a CDS encoding DMT family transporter, which gives rise to MSPLAFALVLASAALHAIWSATIKRSGHPLAFNWLQVVLGTTGLWLALPWIPWASVPTEVWVTMGATGVAHSAYMYWMARAYEGGDLSLVYPIARSTPAFLPFLAVPLLGEEIRLGGALGIAVVVLGIWCVHLGPETRGSALRSQAARFAYLTLGATVVYSLLDKHAMHTLGETENPGPLPWAIVYSLLYHAFDASFLTVLVVRRMGWSRLRAEIRPQLRTAAMAAAISFVGYALILWAYESALASYVVAVRQVSVLFAVGLGIVWLGERPGRARVWGAVLTVIGIALIARFG